GACGCAGGAGCCACTCGTCTTGGAGCAAGCTCGGGTGTGAAAATTGTACAAGGTTTAACAAGTGATTCTGATTATTAATCCATAAGATAGGGCCGGATGAATTCTCTTCATCCGGCTTTTTATATATTGAAGGTGCATTTAGCGTCTGCTATTCGATTCAATGAACTCTTCGTAAACGTCCCTATCCCCTATAAATTTCCCTTAGCATTCATACTCAATGCCTCATGTGCACCCTCTCAATGAACCGTGCAAATCTATATGAAAAAGGCAGAACCAATAGAGAGCAAAGTATATTAAAGATCACACTTGCGTGAGCGAGCTGCATATCCGGGGAGCTTGCAAGCTTCTGTACGATTGCACCTAATAAAGGGATCAGCGGGATAAAGACCAGGACCCCTATGACATTCAGCCATATATGAGCGAAAGCGGTGAGCTTTGCTTGGACCCCTCCGCCGATGCTGGCAATGAATGCGGTGATGCATGTACCGATGTTTGCACCGAGCATGATGGCGATGCCTGCTTGGAGATCGATCGATTCGGCAGCCAAAAAACCCATTGTGACTCCAGTGACCACCGTACTCGATTGGATGAGGGCAGTCAGTATACACCCGATGAGAAGGGCAACCAGAATGTGATTGTTCATCTTTTGTATGTAGTCATGAAGCAGCGGGTGGGTGGTCAAGGGGGTGGCGATCCATTGAATCCCCTGTATGGAAGCGAAAATCAGGCCAAAACCGGTAAAGATTAAGCCGGTACTCCGGATGGTCTCTTTTTTGAACGCCAGTAATGCGCACCCGATGATGATCGAAGGGACAATAAGATAATTCATATTCAACGTGAACATTTCCAGTGTAAACGTCGTCCCTATGTTAGAACCCAGCATGATTCCGATGGTTTGCCTGAATGGAATGATCCCCGATGATGCGAGACCGACCGTGAGTACCATCACCGCAGAACTGCTGTGTATGAAGGCAGTCACGACTGTCCCTGTGACAGCCCCTTTAACAGGTGTGTCCGTCAAAAAATGGAGCCATTTCTTCACCTTCACGCTTGCTATAGTAAATAATCCCGAACGAAGCCAAAGCATTCCTAATAGAAAACAACAGATAAGCATGATGAATAATATAAGGTTCAAGATCATGCGGGTTCCTCCACTCCGGTACGTAGTTACCACTAATGTATGGGAGTATTGAGGAAGACATGCCTAATAATACAAGCAATTATGCATAAGTTGTTGACCTATACGCAGACATATATTATAATGGCAAAGTACATGGATTTCTTTATTATTTAAAGGATTCCATCCAAGAAAGACATACACTTTCTGTCCCCTTGTGACAAAGAAACAAGGGCTAAGCCAAACCTATTGGTAAAGTAAAGAGGCGAATAAATTCGTCTTGGGAAAAATGGTACAATCCATTTTCTTGACTTGAACATGTAAGTGTAGTGTGTTCGGAGGGAGGGAAAGAGAGATGTCAAAAACAGTTGTTCGTAAAAACGAATCGCTTGAAGATGCTCTTCGTCGCTTCAAACGCTCAGTTTCTAAAACAGGAACTTTACAAGAGTTTAGAAAGCGCGAATTTTATGAAAAGCCAAGCGTAAAACGCAAAAAGAAATCAGAAGCTGCAAGAAAGCGTAAGTTCTAAGAGAGGGTGTAACCATGAGTCTTCTCAATCGTTTAAATGATGATATGAAACAAGCGATGAAAAATAAAGAAAAAGAGAAACTTTCTGTTATCCGCATGCTAAAAGCTTCACTCCAAAATGAAGCGATTAAGTTTGGAAAACAGGAGCTCTCTGAAGACGAAGAGTTGACTGTCCTTTCTAGAGAAGTCAAGCAACGGAAAGACTCCCTCCATGAATTTACGAAAGCAGGTCGTGATGATCTGGCTGAGAAAATTCAAGCAGAACTGACTTACGTCGAAATATATATGCCTAAACAGCTTTCAGAAGAAGAGATTTCAGCCATCGTCCAAGAAACGATGGTTGAAGTGGGTGCTTCTTCAAAAGCTGATATGGGCAAAGTGATGGGGGCTATCATGCCTAAAGTAAAAGGGAAAGCTGATGGAGCTCTCGTCAATAAACTTGTTCTTCAACATCTATCATAACAACCAAAACCGGGAAGCTGTCAGTTTCCCGGTTTTTTTATGACTTCAGATGAAAGGCTTTTCATGTTTGATGGATAGCATATTATTTTTCAAAAAGATGAAACTTTTAAAATGATTCATTCGTACATAAACTAGCAAGGAATATGATTGAAACGAGGGGGTTAAGGTGAGAAGAGGTATACTGATCTTTTATATGATGATCCTTGGATTCAGTTTTCTGCTTCCGATGTCCGGACTCGCTGAACAGGATAAAAACGTATATGTCATCCCCATCCAGAAAGAAGTGGAGAAGGGGCTGCATGCATTCCTTCAAAGAGCATTGGAGGATGCCGAGAACAATCATGCAGAAACGATCATTTTTGATATCGATACTCCCGGCGGTCTGGTAGATGCGGCAGGGGATATCGGCCAGCTGCTCGATGGAGTGGAAGGCGATACCGTTGCTTTCGTCAATAATAATGCATTGTCGGCAGGTGCATTCATCGCACTTCATGCAGATGAAATTTACATGGTCCCAAATGGGCATATGGGTTCTGCAGCCGTCATCGATCAGGCTGGCAATGCAGCTGATAAAAAAGCACAAAGCTATTGGCTGTCTGCAATGAAGAGTGCAGCTGAATCGAGCGGCAGAGATCCTCTTTATGCACTCGCCATGGCTGACGAATCAGTTGAAATCCCGGAGCTCGGCATTGAAAAAGGCGAGTTGTTGACTCTGGGTGCCAAGGAGGCTCAAAAAGTAGGTTATTCAGAAGGCACCGTGAATAATCTGGATGAATTGTACAAAGAGCTTGGAATTGATAAGACATCCGTCCATGTGGTGGAGGAGACATTTGCTGAAAAATTGGCACGGTTCATCACAAATCCAATCGTGGTTCCGATTTTATTATCACTTGCGAGTTTAGGTTTGGTCGTTGAATTGTATTCACCGGGATTCGGTGTAGCAGGTTCCATCGGATTAGCCTCATTGCTTTTATTCTTCTATGGGCATTTAGTGGCGGGGCTTGCCGGATATGAAACGATCATTCTGTTTGTGATAGGGATTATATTGATTGTTGCAGAGTTCTTCCTGCCCGGGGGAATAGCCGGAGGCCTCGGAGTCGCGGCAGTACTGGGCAGTATCATGCTGGCAGGAGGCAACCTTATGCAAATGGGAATTTCCATTCTTATCGCGTTATTCATTGCTGTTATTGCCATGATCATATTTGTAAAGGTGTTTGGTAAAAAGATGAAACTATTCAATAAGATTATCTTGAAGGATTCAACCAATACCGAAAGCGGTTATGTTTCGAATGCGAACCGTCTCGAACTCATTGGGAAGATCGGGGAAACGAAAACTCCGTTGAGACCATCGGGGACCATCATCATCGAGGATGAAAGAATCGATGCAGTGACGGAGGGCGGCTATATCGCTGTAAATCAAAAAGTGAAAGTCGTAAAAGTGGAGGGTTCCCGAATCGTTGTGCGGGATCTTTCGTAAATACCGTGATTCACTCTCAAGTGCTTGTGAGTGCTCGAGAAATGTATATAAAAGAATCTAAAATATTTTGCAGGAGGGTAATTACATGGTAATCGGACCTAGTACGATTTTATTAATTGTTGCCATTGTTGTAGGTTTTATTTTACTGGCTGTACTATTTACATTTGTACCAGTCATGCTTTGGATTTCTGCCATAGCTGCAGGAGTGAGAATCAGTATCTTTACGTTAATCGGGATGAGACTCCGCCGGGTTATCCCTAGCAGGGTGATCAATCCGCTCATTAAAGCTCATAAAGCTGGAATTAGTGTAAGCATCAACCAGCTGGAAAGCCATTACTTGGCCGGCGGTAACGTCGATCGTGTTGTGAATGCATTGATCGCAGCACACCGTGCAAACATCGAATTGACATTTGAACGCTGTGCAGCCATTGACCTGGCTGGACGAGACGTTCTTGAAGCAGTGCAAATGAGTGTAAATCCGAAAGTTATTGAAACACCGTTCATCGCGGGTGTAGCAATGGATGGGATTGAAGTAAAAGCAAAGGCGCGTATTACCGTTCGTGCGAATATTGACCGACTTGTCGGAGGAGCAGGGGAAGAAACAATCGTTGCCCGTGTAGGTGAAGGGATTGTCTCAACGATCGGTTCTTCGGATAATCATAAAAAAGTGCTGGAGAATCCCGATATGATCTCCCAGACGGTCCTATCCAAAGGTCTTGATGCAGGGACGGCATTCGAAATTCTTTCGATTGATATCGCGGATGTGGATATCGGCAAGAACATCGGGGCAGAATTGCAGACCGAACAGGCAGAGGCAGATAAGAACATCGCACAGGCGAAAGCGGAAGAAAGAAGAGCGATGGCTGTTGCCAATGAACAGGAAATGAAAGCAAGAGTAGAAGAAATGAGAGCGAAAGTTGTGGAAGCTGAGGCAGAGGTTCCGTTAGCTATGGCAGAAGCATTGCGTTCAGGAAATATCGGTGTGATGGATTACATGAACATCAAGAATATCGATGCCGATACGGATATGAGGGACTCCATTGGAAAACTAACGGGCGATAAAAAGGATGGAAAAAATCCAAAAGGTGAATAATCTGCCCGGGTGAGAAAGGAGACTTCTCCATGGAAGGTTTAATCGTTGCCGTCATAATCGGTTTATTGACGACAATTTTCAATCGGACGAAAGAATCGTCTTCTGAAGAAAACCGTAAGAAGCCAAAACCAATCGGGACGGGCAGGCCCTCACAGACTTACAGGGAAGCCCCCCGGACAGAAAAGGAAGATGAGCCTGTTTACCGTTCTGGTGAACAGGAGCAGCCTGTCTATACTCTTCAAACGAAATTCGAAGAAAAGAAGAAGGACATCGAGAGCACATACGCCCAATTGAAAAAGCAGGAAGAGGGCTATAAACAACAGGTCCAAAAGCAGCGGGATAAGGTGAAATCCATAAAAGATGTGAAGGAGTCACCGTATGCCATTAATTTTGAGAGCGAAAATGATATCGTGAAAGGTTTCATTTTCTCGGAAGTATTCGGCCCTCCGCGCGCAAAAAAAACGCATCATCGAAAATAACAGTGATGAATCCCCTTTTCATTTCATAAATATGAGATGAAAGGGGGTTCTTTTTTTATGGCGAAAAATTGGGTACAGCAAATGCGAAAATGGATGACGCAAACCATGGACCTGCCTGAAGATGTCATGATGGACCTTCCGCGAGTCACAATGATTGGACAAATCCATATCTATATAGAAAATCACCGGGGACTGTTGACGTTCACCGACCATGAAGTAAGGCTGCTGCTTAAACAAGGCCAGTTATTGATCAAAGGTGAACAGTTTGTCATAAAAATGATTCTGCCGGAAGAAATACTTCTCCAGGGGAAAATCGTAGAAGTTATCTATTTAGAAAATTAGGAGGGACGATTTTGAAAAACCATTGGCTTACCTCTTTAAGGGGAAAAGTTTTCGTTAAAATGGAAGGCAGACTCATTGAGAGGGTCATCAATCAATTGCTGCGATCGAATATATCCATTTGGAATGTTAAAAGAGCCGGTACAGATACAATCACGTTTTATTTAGCATTAGAGGATGTACATAACTTCAGAAGAGCGGTACGGTCATCAGAGTGCAAGGTCACATTCCTCAGGGGCCAGGGAGGTCCTTTCCTGCTGAAACGGGCATTCAAGAATTCAGGTTTCCTCCTTGGCGGTTTATCTTTTCTCCTCATCGTCATTTTATTATCAAATATGGTATGGGGAATTCAGATCAAGGGGGCGGCACCGGAAACCGAGTACAACATTCGTAAGGAACTTACAGCGATGGGGGTCAAAACAGGGAAACTTCAATTCTCGATTCCTGATGTTGAAAACATTCAGAGGGAGCTTTCTTCAAGGATGGATAATATAACATGGGTAGGTGTCGAATTAAGAGGGACAACCTTCCATTTCCAGGTCGTTGAAAAGAATGCACCGGAACCAATCGAATCAACCGGGCTCCAGCATATAGTCGCGAAGAAGAAAGCGGTCATCGTGGAAATGTTTGTGGAAGAGGGGGATCCCCAGGTCAAGGTGAATGATTATGTGAAAAAAGGACAGCTTCTCGTTTCGGGCGTGATCGGGAATGAAAAAAAACCGAAAGGAGTACCTGCAAAAGCAAAGATAATGGGAGAAACCTGGTATAAAACATCGGTGGAACTTCCCTTGAAGACAGATTTCGTCGTGTTCAGCGGAAATGAGAAAAGAAAGCATTTTATAGAAATCGGTTCCTTGAGAATCCCGATATGGGGTTTTGGGAATCCTGATTTTAAGGAATCGATAATGGAAGAGACGGAAAAACCAGTGAAGTTCCTGAAGTGGCAGCTGCCGATTGCCTATATTGATCAGAGCATGAAAGAAAAGGAAAATGTTGAAAGATCCTATACAAAAGAGCAAGCGATTCAAGAAGCGAAAAAACTTGCCAAAAATAATTTGTCATCTTCCCTCCCGGATGATGCAGAAATAATCGGTGAAAAAATTTTGCAAGAAAAGGTGGAGAATGGTAAAGTTAAGGTGAATCTTCACTTCAAAGTAGTAGAAAATATTGCAGAAGGACAACCAATTATTCAAGGAGACTAATTAATGTCAGATGATATCTTAATGAAATTACAGCTTGAAAATCCAAACGAAGCAGTGGCTTTATTTGGAGTTTCAGATTCTCACCTTAAATTAATCGAAAAAGAGTTAGACGTTTCAATTGTTACAAGGGGCGAAGAATTGCTAGTTTCAGGGAAAGAAGATCGTACGGAACTGGCCCTTGAAGTTTGTGACCGTTTAGTGAGCGTCATCCGTAAAGGCATCAATATCAGCCAGCGGGATGTGCTTCATGCCATTCAAATGGGTAAAAACGGAACGTTGGAATATTTCATTGATTTGTATAATGAAGAAATAACGAAAAATGCCAAGGGTAAATCGATCCGCGTAAAAACCCTTGGTCAAAGACAATATATTCACGCCATAAGGAAACACGATATGGTTTTCGGTATTGGCCCGGCAGGTACCGGGAAAACGTATCTGGCCGTCGTAATGGCTGTCCATGCGCTGAAAAATGGAGAGGTCAAGAAAATAATCCTCACGAGGCCTGCTGTTGAAGCCGGTGAAAGCCTCGGGTTCCTTCCAGGGGACTTAAAGGAAAAAGTAGACCCGTATCTGCGTCCTCTATATGATGCACTGCATGATGTGCTGGGGGCGGAGCATACAGCTCGTTTAATTGAAAGAGGAACGATTGAAATCGCTCCCCTGGCGTACATGAGGGGACGTACACTTGATGACGCATTCGTCATTCTAGATGAAGCCCAGAATACGACCCAGGCGCAAATGAAGATGTTCTTGACGAGGCTCGGTTTCGACTCGAAGATGATCATCACCGGAGACCGCTCCCAAGTCGATTTGCCAAGAGGGGTCGAATCCGGGTTGATTTCCTCAGAAAGAATACTGAAAGATGTGAAAGGCGTCTCCTTCATCTATCTTGAACAGGCAGACGTAGTAAGACATCCCCTTGTAGCCAAAATCATAAATGCTTTCGAAAAA
This Bacillus sp. Marseille-Q1617 DNA region includes the following protein-coding sequences:
- a CDS encoding Na/Pi symporter; the encoded protein is MILNLILFIMLICCFLLGMLWLRSGLFTIASVKVKKWLHFLTDTPVKGAVTGTVVTAFIHSSSAVMVLTVGLASSGIIPFRQTIGIMLGSNIGTTFTLEMFTLNMNYLIVPSIIIGCALLAFKKETIRSTGLIFTGFGLIFASIQGIQWIATPLTTHPLLHDYIQKMNNHILVALLIGCILTALIQSSTVVTGVTMGFLAAESIDLQAGIAIMLGANIGTCITAFIASIGGGVQAKLTAFAHIWLNVIGVLVFIPLIPLLGAIVQKLASSPDMQLAHASVIFNILCSLLVLPFSYRFARFIERVHMRH
- the rpsU gene encoding 30S ribosomal protein S21, translated to MSKTVVRKNESLEDALRRFKRSVSKTGTLQEFRKREFYEKPSVKRKKKSEAARKRKF
- a CDS encoding GatB/YqeY domain-containing protein codes for the protein MSLLNRLNDDMKQAMKNKEKEKLSVIRMLKASLQNEAIKFGKQELSEDEELTVLSREVKQRKDSLHEFTKAGRDDLAEKIQAELTYVEIYMPKQLSEEEISAIVQETMVEVGASSKADMGKVMGAIMPKVKGKADGALVNKLVLQHLS
- a CDS encoding nodulation protein NfeD — translated: MILGFSFLLPMSGLAEQDKNVYVIPIQKEVEKGLHAFLQRALEDAENNHAETIIFDIDTPGGLVDAAGDIGQLLDGVEGDTVAFVNNNALSAGAFIALHADEIYMVPNGHMGSAAVIDQAGNAADKKAQSYWLSAMKSAAESSGRDPLYALAMADESVEIPELGIEKGELLTLGAKEAQKVGYSEGTVNNLDELYKELGIDKTSVHVVEETFAEKLARFITNPIVVPILLSLASLGLVVELYSPGFGVAGSIGLASLLLFFYGHLVAGLAGYETIILFVIGIILIVAEFFLPGGIAGGLGVAAVLGSIMLAGGNLMQMGISILIALFIAVIAMIIFVKVFGKKMKLFNKIILKDSTNTESGYVSNANRLELIGKIGETKTPLRPSGTIIIEDERIDAVTEGGYIAVNQKVKVVKVEGSRIVVRDLS
- the floA gene encoding flotillin-like protein FloA (flotillin-like protein involved in membrane lipid rafts), with translation MGPSTILLIVAIVVGFILLAVLFTFVPVMLWISAIAAGVRISIFTLIGMRLRRVIPSRVINPLIKAHKAGISVSINQLESHYLAGGNVDRVVNALIAAHRANIELTFERCAAIDLAGRDVLEAVQMSVNPKVIETPFIAGVAMDGIEVKAKARITVRANIDRLVGGAGEETIVARVGEGIVSTIGSSDNHKKVLENPDMISQTVLSKGLDAGTAFEILSIDIADVDIGKNIGAELQTEQAEADKNIAQAKAEERRAMAVANEQEMKARVEEMRAKVVEAEAEVPLAMAEALRSGNIGVMDYMNIKNIDADTDMRDSIGKLTGDKKDGKNPKGE
- the yqfC gene encoding sporulation protein YqfC, giving the protein MAKNWVQQMRKWMTQTMDLPEDVMMDLPRVTMIGQIHIYIENHRGLLTFTDHEVRLLLKQGQLLIKGEQFVIKMILPEEILLQGKIVEVIYLEN
- the yqfD gene encoding sporulation protein YqfD; protein product: MKNHWLTSLRGKVFVKMEGRLIERVINQLLRSNISIWNVKRAGTDTITFYLALEDVHNFRRAVRSSECKVTFLRGQGGPFLLKRAFKNSGFLLGGLSFLLIVILLSNMVWGIQIKGAAPETEYNIRKELTAMGVKTGKLQFSIPDVENIQRELSSRMDNITWVGVELRGTTFHFQVVEKNAPEPIESTGLQHIVAKKKAVIVEMFVEEGDPQVKVNDYVKKGQLLVSGVIGNEKKPKGVPAKAKIMGETWYKTSVELPLKTDFVVFSGNEKRKHFIEIGSLRIPIWGFGNPDFKESIMEETEKPVKFLKWQLPIAYIDQSMKEKENVERSYTKEQAIQEAKKLAKNNLSSSLPDDAEIIGEKILQEKVENGKVKVNLHFKVVENIAEGQPIIQGD
- a CDS encoding PhoH family protein, with translation MSDDILMKLQLENPNEAVALFGVSDSHLKLIEKELDVSIVTRGEELLVSGKEDRTELALEVCDRLVSVIRKGINISQRDVLHAIQMGKNGTLEYFIDLYNEEITKNAKGKSIRVKTLGQRQYIHAIRKHDMVFGIGPAGTGKTYLAVVMAVHALKNGEVKKIILTRPAVEAGESLGFLPGDLKEKVDPYLRPLYDALHDVLGAEHTARLIERGTIEIAPLAYMRGRTLDDAFVILDEAQNTTQAQMKMFLTRLGFDSKMIITGDRSQVDLPRGVESGLISSERILKDVKGVSFIYLEQADVVRHPLVAKIINAFEKNEK